The Pongo abelii isolate AG06213 chromosome 7, NHGRI_mPonAbe1-v2.0_pri, whole genome shotgun sequence genome contains the following window.
GCCCTGCCAAGCctgtgcagtggcccatgcctattaAACTTACATCCCAGGAGTTGATTATGAGCATACTTACTTTCTGGAGTTAGGAAGACCCACTGAATTCAACAAGTGACTCAAAAATGGTCTTGTATTTCCTGATAATAAAAAATGTGATTAATACCAGCAATTAGTTCCTGTGATTAAAATCAGGAATTCACAAGGTAATAAATAGATGAGCAAGGTAAGGAGTCATAGGATTCGACTCAGATGTGAGTTCCAACCTCACAAATACATTCCAAAAGAGTGGCCCACAGACTGCAGGCTCCTGTAGTGCTGCGAAACTGTCAGTGAGACTTCTGTTGCGTAAATGAGCCAGCTATCGTCACCGAGTCTGTCTCTGTGTGGCTGTGAGGGTGGCTGGTCACCGAGCCTGTCCCCGTGTGGCTGTGAGGGTGGCTGGTCACCGAGCCTGTCCCCGTGTGGCTGTGAGGGTGCCCGTCTGTGGGAGGCAGGATCTTTCTCGTTCATGAGCTTGGGATTGGCTCGTGCCAGGAGAGCCTTGAGAAGATCCTTCATTCTGCTGTGTAGCATTTCAGTTCTTTTTCAACATTTGAAGAACAAAAAGGCAAATCTCCTGGGGCagatatttttttatttttctcaaaatcacCCCGTGGAATTCCAGCACAAATTGAATGGTaatagataaaattaaaacttcttcCCAAAACTCAGTTGATTTATTCTTCATGTTCTGCCTATTTTGAAATTCCAGAATTGaccacatgattttttttttttttttaatataccctTTGGTGAAAGCTGTCTGAGGCACTTGTCACTGAAGGCCCAATTGTCcattgatatataataatatcaaTTCTGCTGGAACTGCAAATGGGACATTGTCTTGGATTCCACTGAGCTGATTTTTGAGGACCACTGTGTCGAGACAATACAGGGTCTGTTTATAGGTGGTTTGTAATTCAGTTACCTGCACAAGCAGAACCTTGCCAGCCAAGTTTAGGATCATTAGTAGAATCCTGATTTGGAGATTTCTTTATTCAGGAGCCCTTTCCCACCCTCCCAACATGAAAGCGTGGAACACCCAGCCTCTTCTTGTGAGATAAATGAGTATGAAGGAAGAAGCTGGGTGACTATGAAAACCTAAGTTTAGCATGATTGCTTAATGACTTATTTCCAGAGTCTCTGTGGGCAGAGTTGCTGCAGACATTGATTTGACTCCGAGCATATTCCTTATAGTCTTCAACCCGAAGGCGCTTCCTGCCTCACAGGCACGCCTCCTCACCTTACTGCCAGCCTCAACCCAAATGGCGATTCCAGCATTTCATTCTTTATCCTAGCCTCTCCCCTTAGgaattttctcttgcttctcaaGCTTTACAGCAAAATGTACTTTTAGATAcatacatttttcacattttttcttataGCAGATATTACCTGACAATGCGATAtactcatttaaaattaaaatcctaaTCCCAGCTGTTATGTGTGAGTAACTCACATTTAAAAACAGCCCAAACACAGTCCTGAGTATCTAGTTTTTGTTAGGGAAGGAGGGGGCATTTCCCTACGCCCCACCGCCAGCTAAGGGAAAGAAGCCCCCAAGCTGGCCTGTTCGTTCagggaggaggctgagacacgcgGAGTCTCCACTCTGTCCTCCCTTCAGGAGCAGCTGCCAGAGCGGCCACGCTCCACCTTTGGGGGAGAAAGGGTGCCCCAGGCAAGCCAGGTTCCAGGGTGGAATGTGGCTCCTGTCCTCATGGAAGGTTAACCTATCCAGGTGGCGTCTAAGTTTCTAGATCAACACAGAGGCCCATGTAACCCATAATGAAGGTGAAATCAGTGTCTAACGAAATCACCAAGCTCTGGAACACCAGTGTCCCTGTTTCTGATGGGAGATTCTGGGAGCTTAGTCACCACAACACTTGTTTCTAGGGAGATGTTTACTCAGAATTCCATCGAGGCGGCTTGCCTGCTCCCTTCTGACATTAGCTTCTGCCTGTCATCTACCACCCCACCTAGTACTCAGCCGGAGTGTGTGGCCACTTTGCTGCGGGCCTGCAGTTCAGGCCGACCAGAAGAGAGAGAGGCCAAAGGGAGCCTGGCCCTCAGCCTTGTCTCCTAAGTGCCAGGTGTGCGTGCCAGGTGTGAGTGCTGGGTGTGAGCGCCGGGTGTGAGTGCCGGGTGTGTGTGCCGGGTGTGCGTGCCGGGTGTGGGTGCCAGGTGTGAGCGCCGGGTGTGAGCACCGGGTGTGGGTGCCAGGTGTGAGCGCCAGGTGTGGGTGCTGGGTGTGGGCGCCGGGTGTGAGTGCCGGGTGTGAGTGCCTCCTGGGTGCGGTGAGGGATGAACAGTTGATGCTTACCTGCCTTTTAACTCTTCTGCCCACCATAGGGCGTTGCCAGTCCTTCCACTCCAGATGAGAATGAAACCACGACAACCAGCGCCTTCACCATCCAGGAGTACTTTGCCAAGCGGATGGCAGCACTGAAGAACAAGCCCCAGGTTCCAGTTCCAGGGTCTGACATTTCCGAGACGCAGGTGGAACGtaaaagggggaagaaaagaaacaaagaggccACAGGTAAAGATGTGGAAAGTTACCTCCAGCCTAAGGCCAAGAGGCACACGGAGGGAAAGCCCGAGAGGGCCAAGGCCCAGGAGCGAGTGGCCAGGAAGAAGAGCGCGCCCGCAGAAGAGCAGCTCAGAGGCCCCTGCTGGGACCAGAGTTCCGAGGCCTCTGCTCAGGATGCAGGGGACCATGTGCAGCCGCCTGAGGGCCAGGACTTCACCCTGAAGCCCaaaaagaggagagggaagaaaaagcTGCAAAACCCAGTAGATATAGCAGAGGACGCTACGCTAGAAGAAACGCTagtgaaaaagaagaagaagaagaaagattccaAATGAATCCTTCCCAGCCGGGGCGTTCCGACCACTCAGCTGTCAGGGCGCTGCGGAGGGCAGACACCTCTGGCCTGAAGTCAGAGCAGAGTTCACCCCAGAGTGCCTGGGTGCATCTTGTGACATGTCCGTGGGCTGCCGAGTCCTGCCCTCTCGCCACATTTCCCCCAAGTTACATTCCCAGGAGGACCTTTTTAATGTTCTAAATCGTGGCTCTCAGACACAAATAAATTGTTTTGTAAACTCTGAGCCCTTCAGCAAGAGAGTTTAATTATAATCATTACAAATACATGCATTCATGTAAgtgtacacacgtgtgtgtgcatgcgcgcatctgtgtgtgtgtgtgtgtgtgtgtgtgtgtcactatCTCCGTTTGCTCTCGGTTCCCTTCAGTAACAATGAATGGTGCTTTCTTCTGAAAGACTCAGCCTAATTAAAGGATTAAGAGGCAATAGCTTGGATTCAGATTGTTCTTTTTGTTCTATAGCCAACCAACATTTTTGCCAAGTAGAAATTATATGATTACATTCCCAAATCAGAgaagttttttgttgtgttttggttTTGATGGAGAAACGTGTTAACGCCCTCCCCTCCACTAAGCCGTGGCAGCCGACTGTTGTGAGCGCTTTCCCCACCGCTGCCAAGCTTCAGCagtggacagactcaggaccaaTGTCATCTCTCAGCTCTCACAGGAGGTCTCTTGCCGTTCCTGTGCCGAGTGTGGGTACTCTCATATGTTTCCTTTTGGGGGTCCTTCAGAACAAATCTGAAGGATTTATCTGTCACATGGCTGTAAATAGTGACTTATTTGTCATGATCAGGAGGTCCTCAGAAGGCTTAAGAAACTGAGAGGCTAAGGCCATGCAACTAAAGTCAGTCTTTGGATTGGGACTGCCTTATGAAAGTCCTTAGAGTAAAAGACACCTTTCAGCCCTGCTCCCAGCAGTGGTGTCGCAGCACCATGCTTGTGCCGCCCTCACCTGCCGCGCCTTGGCCCGTCTCCCTGTGTGCCAGCCGAACTCTCCCTGTGGGTTCACTCGGATGCCTGCAGACACTTCACACCATCCCTGGGACACAGGAGAAGAAAACGCTCAGCTGAGGTTCTGGAGTCCAGCCCTGCCACCTTCCCAGCCCTGTGTCTGCCGTTCTGCCCTCTGCGCCGCCTTCATCTCCTCCTGCTATTCCTCTTCATCCGTGTACGCGTTTATTCCCTCTTTCTCACGCTTCCCTCCTAGTTCCCAGTTTCCCTGCACCCCCTTTCCCCACATCCCCATGTCCCCAGCCTACCATGGAGGCCTTGAGGCTGCCTGGCCCTGCT
Protein-coding sequences here:
- the PINX1 gene encoding PIN2/TERF1-interacting telomerase inhibitor 1 isoform X2 → MLEKMGWSKGKGLGAQEQGATDHIKVQVKNNHLGLGATISNEDNWIAHQDDFNQLLAELNTCHGQETADSSDKKEKKSFSLEEKSKISKNRVHYMKFTKGKDLSSRSKTDLDCIFGKRQSKKTPEGVASPSTPDENETTTTSAFTIQEYFAKRMAALKNKPQVPVPGSDISETQVERKRGKKRNKEATGKDVESYLQPKAKRHTEGKPERAKAQERVARKKSAPAEEQLRGPCWDQSSEASAQDAGDHVQPPEGQDFTLKPKKRRGKKKLQNPVDIAEDATLEETLVKKKKKKKDSK
- the PINX1 gene encoding PIN2/TERF1-interacting telomerase inhibitor 1 isoform X1 yields the protein MSMLAERRRKQKWAVDPQNTAWSNDDSKFGQRMLEKMGWSKGKGLGAQEQGATDHIKVQVKNNHLGLGATISNEDNWIAHQDDFNQLLAELNTCHGQETADSSDKKEKKSFSLEEKSKISKNRVHYMKFTKGKDLSSRSKTDLDCIFGKRQSKKTPEGVASPSTPDENETTTTSAFTIQEYFAKRMAALKNKPQVPVPGSDISETQVERKRGKKRNKEATGKDVESYLQPKAKRHTEGKPERAKAQERVARKKSAPAEEQLRGPCWDQSSEASAQDAGDHVQPPEGQDFTLKPKKRRGKKKLQNPVDIAEDATLEETLVKKKKKKKDSK